Proteins co-encoded in one Anabas testudineus chromosome 8, fAnaTes1.2, whole genome shotgun sequence genomic window:
- the LOC113160622 gene encoding ceramide synthase-like, translating into MSSLMAAGSVFFPGLFVLSKQTLKRVMGWSEGDAAIVSARLVSSIQAVMASSVGCVIITSCRDVIEDRHWLTDSYILFATPYFAYDIYAMFLCYWHKQQVKGHEEKEGGVRSVGAAVWGYLRQELFMVLHHVFMVAFCCPASLLWRQGKGDYFQGVLFLAELSTPSVSLGKVLIQYKKQHTLLHKVNGVLMLLTFFSCRVLLFPYLYYAYGRYASIPVYKVPLVAPWQCNLGAALLWPLQLYWFTLICRGALRLLTRHSNSPPDTFKADSEGSLSNGITALQPNRH; encoded by the exons ATGTCGTCCCTCATGGCTGCCGGCTCCGTCTTCTTCCCCGGCCTCTTCGTGCTGTCCAAACAGACACTAAAGCGTGTGATGGGATGGAGCGAGGGCGACGCTGCCATTGTATCTGCACG TCTGGTGTCGTCCATTCAAGCCGTCATGGCCTCATCAGTCGGATGTGTCATCATCACGTCCTGCAGGGACGTCATAGAAGACAG ACACTGGCTGACCGACAGCTACATCCTCTTTGCCACACCTTACTTTGCCTACGACATCTACGCCATGTTTCTGTGTTACTGGCACAAGcagcaggtcaaaggtcacgaAGAGAAGGAGGGTGGCGTCAGGTCGGTGGGAGCTGCTGTTTGGGGTTACCTGCGACAGGAGCTGTTCATGGTGCTGCATCACGTCTTCATGGTGGCCTTCTGCTGCCCGGCCTCACTG TTGTGGAGGCAGGGTAAAGGAGATTACTTCCAGGGCGTTTTGTTTCTGGCTGAGCTCAGCACGCCATCCGTGTCTCTGGGGAAAGTCCTGATACAG TATAAGAAGCAGCACACTCTCTTGCACAAAGTGAACGGAGTCCTCATGCTGCTCACGTTCTTCAGCTGTCGCGTGTTGCTCTTCCCCTACCTGTACTACGCCTACGGCAG GTATGCATCCATCCCAGTGTACAAGGTGCCTTTGGTGGCCCCGTGGCAGTGTAATCTGGGGGCTGCGCTGCTCTGGCCCCTCCAGCTCTACTGGTTCACACTGATCTGCAGAGGGGCCCTCCGCCTGTTGACAAGACACTCAAACTCACCACCGGACACTTTCAAAGCTGACAGCGAGGGCAGTCTGAGTAACGGCATCACAGCCCTTCAACCGAACCGGCACTGA